Proteins encoded by one window of Camelus bactrianus isolate YW-2024 breed Bactrian camel chromosome 9, ASM4877302v1, whole genome shotgun sequence:
- the FGF21 gene encoding fibroblast growth factor 21: MDWDEAKFKHLGLWVPVLTVLLLGACQARPIPDSSPLLQFGGQVRQRYLYTDDAQETEAHLEIRADGTVVGVARQSPESLLELKALKPGVIQILGVKTSRFLCQGPDGRLYGSLRFNPEACSFQELLLEDGYNVYQSEAFGFPLRLPPSSSSNRDPATRGPSRFLPLPGLPPAPPEPPGILAPEPPDVGSSDPLSMVGPSYSRSPSYTS; the protein is encoded by the exons ATGGACTGGGACGAGGCCAAGTTCAAGCATCTGGGACTGTGGGTCCCAGTGCTAACTGTCCTTCTGCTGGGAGCCTGCCAGGCACGCCCCATTCCTgactccagccccctcctccaaTTCGGGGGCCAAGTCCGGCAGCGGTACCTCTACACGGATGACGCCCAGGAGACAGAAGCCCACCTGGAGATCAGGGCTGACGGCACAGTGGTGGGGGTGGCCCGCCAGAGCCctgaaa GTCTCTTGGAGCTGAAAGCCCTGAAGCCAGGGGTAATTCAGATCTTGGGAGTCAAGACATCCAGGTTCCTGTGCCAGGGACCAGATGGGAGGCTGTATGGATCG CTCCGCTTCAATCCAGAGGCCTGCAGCTTCCAGGAGTTGCTTCTTGAGGATGGATACAACGTTTATCAGTCTGAGGCTTTTGGCTTCCCACTCCGCCTGCCCCCCAGCAGCTCCTCGAATCGGGATCCAGCTACCCGGGGACCTTCCCGCTTCCTGCCGCTGCCAGGCCTGCCCCCGGCACCTCCAGAGCCTCCAGGGATCTTGGCCCCCGAGCCTCCTGACGTGGGCTCCTCTGACCCCCTGAGCATGGTGGGGCCTTCATACAGCAGAAGCCCCAGCTACACTTCCTGA